The following are encoded in a window of Pseudomonas sp. JQ170C genomic DNA:
- a CDS encoding FAD-dependent monooxygenase gives MNQQESTPHIEVPVLIVGGGPAGLTASLLLSRYGIKSLLINKYRWTANSPRAHITNQRTMEVFRDAGVEPQVTAAASPHELMANNVWATSFSGQELGRLLTWGNAIERKSDYEKASPSAMCNIPQHLMEPIVANAALRAGSEMRFDNELLDFTQDDHGVTARILDRVTGREFTVRAQYMIGADGARSRVMEQLGIPLQGQMGLGCAVNVWLRADLRRYCESRPGVLYWMVQPGNDYWVGSGTFICVRPWDEWVMLFMYDPAQGEPDLSEAAVIERARRVIGDADIPVQVLSTSKWQINQVVADRYGQGRVFCCGDAVHRHPPANGLGTNTSVQDAYNLAWKLALVLKGQAGAGLLDSYSQERQPVGQQVVNRAMASVRNMLPISSALGFEPGQSEAEGWERLDELHADTALGRERRAALEQAIQLQHYQFNCHGVELGQRYRSAAVLDDGSEQPAYSRDPELYYHPTTWPGARLPHAWLNDARGQQVSTLDICGQGRLTLLTGHGGDGWCRAAVAAARELGIDLEVRRIGLGLDYADSYGDWARQREIGEDGCLLVRPDQHVAWRAHGSSPACDAELLDALKAILARH, from the coding sequence ATGAACCAGCAAGAATCGACCCCGCACATCGAGGTGCCCGTCCTGATCGTGGGCGGCGGGCCGGCGGGCCTCACGGCGTCGCTGTTGTTGTCGCGCTATGGCATCAAGAGCCTGTTGATCAACAAGTACCGCTGGACGGCCAACAGCCCCCGCGCGCACATCACCAACCAGCGCACCATGGAGGTGTTTCGCGATGCCGGCGTCGAGCCCCAGGTAACCGCCGCCGCCAGCCCCCACGAGCTGATGGCCAACAACGTCTGGGCCACCAGCTTCAGCGGCCAGGAGCTGGGCCGCCTGCTCACCTGGGGCAACGCCATCGAGCGCAAGTCCGATTACGAGAAAGCCAGCCCATCGGCCATGTGCAACATTCCCCAGCACCTGATGGAGCCGATTGTTGCCAATGCCGCGCTGCGCGCTGGCAGCGAAATGCGCTTTGACAACGAACTGCTCGACTTCACCCAGGACGACCACGGCGTCACCGCTCGCATTCTCGACCGGGTTACCGGGCGGGAATTCACCGTGCGGGCGCAGTACATGATCGGCGCCGACGGTGCCCGCAGCCGGGTCATGGAGCAACTCGGTATCCCCCTGCAAGGGCAGATGGGCCTGGGCTGTGCGGTCAACGTCTGGTTGCGGGCCGACCTGCGTCGCTACTGCGAAAGCCGCCCGGGGGTGTTGTACTGGATGGTGCAGCCGGGCAACGACTACTGGGTCGGCAGCGGCACCTTCATCTGTGTGCGCCCGTGGGATGAGTGGGTGATGCTGTTCATGTACGACCCCGCCCAGGGCGAGCCCGACCTCAGCGAGGCGGCGGTGATCGAACGGGCACGGCGGGTGATTGGTGATGCCGATATTCCGGTGCAAGTGCTCTCGACCAGCAAGTGGCAGATCAACCAGGTGGTGGCCGACCGCTACGGGCAAGGCCGGGTGTTCTGTTGCGGCGATGCGGTGCACCGGCATCCCCCGGCCAATGGCCTGGGTACCAATACCTCGGTGCAGGATGCCTACAACCTGGCCTGGAAGCTGGCACTGGTGCTCAAGGGCCAGGCAGGGGCGGGGCTGCTGGACAGCTACTCCCAGGAGCGCCAGCCGGTTGGCCAGCAGGTGGTGAACCGGGCCATGGCCAGCGTGCGCAACATGCTGCCGATCTCCAGCGCGCTGGGGTTCGAGCCGGGCCAAAGCGAAGCCGAAGGCTGGGAACGCCTGGACGAGTTGCACGCCGACACGGCACTGGGGCGCGAGCGTCGGGCGGCGCTGGAGCAGGCCATCCAGTTGCAGCACTACCAGTTCAACTGCCATGGCGTGGAGCTGGGCCAGCGCTACCGCAGCGCCGCGGTGCTGGACGATGGCAGCGAGCAGCCGGCCTACAGCCGCGACCCGGAGCTCTACTACCATCCCACCACCTGGCCCGGCGCCCGCTTGCCCCATGCCTGGCTCAACGATGCACGGGGGCAGCAGGTATCGACCCTGGATATCTGTGGCCAGGGCCGCCTGACCCTGCTCACCGGCCATGGCGGTGATGGCTGGTGCCGCGCCGCCGTGGCGGCGGCTCGCGAACTGGGTATCGACCTTGAAGTGCGGCGTATCGGCCTGGGCCTCGACTATGCCGACAGCTACGGCGATTGGGCACGCCAGCGGGAAATCGGCGAAGACGGCTGCCTGCTGGTACGTCCCGACCAGCATGTCGCCTGGCGCGCCCATGGCAGTTCACCTGCATGCGACGCCGAACTGCTCGATGCGCTGAAGGCCATTCTGGCCCGTCACTAA
- a CDS encoding VOC family protein, with the protein MSITTVRGVHSIDHYALFVPSLSEAQHFFGHFGLDVQAHGGQLAVSAADGHRWLQLLPGAAKSLAWISFNCFASDYAALRQQVEQSGARFEHGDGTGFWFRDPDGNLLQIKVGVKTMPDARMPSPPVVRGLRGVGSRVDVTQVRPQRLSHVLLFTPDVSRGVAFYESVLGLTLSDRSQDIIAFTHARHGCDHHLVAFAKSSAKGFHHAAWEVGSIDEVGNGAEQMAAAGYREGWGTGRHCLGSNYFHYVRDPWGSFSEYSTEMDYIEAGTQWPAGDFPAESSLYLWGPQVPDYFIFNTEAADQAQP; encoded by the coding sequence ATGAGCATCACGACAGTTCGTGGCGTGCATTCAATCGATCATTACGCGTTGTTCGTGCCTTCGCTGAGCGAGGCACAGCACTTTTTCGGCCATTTCGGCCTCGATGTGCAGGCCCACGGCGGGCAACTGGCGGTATCCGCCGCCGATGGCCATCGCTGGTTGCAGCTACTGCCGGGGGCGGCCAAGTCCCTGGCCTGGATCAGTTTCAACTGCTTTGCGTCCGATTACGCCGCGCTGCGCCAGCAAGTGGAGCAGAGCGGGGCGCGGTTCGAGCATGGCGACGGCACAGGCTTCTGGTTCCGCGACCCGGACGGCAATCTGCTGCAGATCAAGGTGGGGGTCAAAACCATGCCGGATGCGCGGATGCCGAGCCCGCCGGTGGTTCGTGGCCTGCGCGGCGTCGGCAGCCGCGTCGACGTGACCCAGGTGCGCCCGCAACGGCTTTCCCATGTGCTGCTGTTTACCCCTGATGTGTCCCGTGGGGTCGCGTTCTATGAGTCAGTGCTGGGGCTCACGTTGTCGGATCGCTCCCAGGACATCATCGCCTTCACCCATGCCCGCCACGGCTGCGACCACCACCTGGTGGCCTTCGCCAAGAGCAGCGCCAAGGGCTTTCACCATGCGGCCTGGGAAGTGGGCAGCATCGACGAGGTGGGCAACGGCGCCGAGCAGATGGCGGCGGCCGGCTATCGCGAAGGCTGGGGTACCGGGCGCCATTGCCTGGGTTCCAACTACTTCCATTACGTGCGCGATCCTTGGGGGTCGTTCAGCGAGTACTCCACCGAAATGGACTACATCGAGGCGGGGACGCAGTGGCCAGCCGGCGACTTTCCTGCCGAAAGCTCGCTCTACCTCTGGGGCCCGCAAGTGCCCGACTACTTCATCTTCAACACCGAGGCGGCGGATCAGGCGCAGCCTTGA
- a CDS encoding outer membrane beta-barrel protein, which produces MFTTLTKSFGAAAVLALVTQAGHAEDQDKGEGALARWLLGPGLERDHGIRIAGLLDLGYARNNRSNADEREDGLSNLPLTGFSDEGLELASLHLFVDKPLVANVIPRVTPLPGPAPEAVSFGFSLETFYGRNAEFARTYGWDMHWGVNSPGDDDPERARRDKQRFVATPNLFAAVYLPYGTGISLMAGIFGPALGYEIPPNIREARNPFASKTYAFVSEPSTVAGVLASTRLYNGDRSLLGAEIGVVQGRNNLRDNNPGKSVLGALRWRTADLQTWVDYEFMLGDEQNHDLDDVQAPSARLVSPDGQLRQQHSLNAWHAFDARWSMGAEAVYGRQSGDGKAHTVDIVTGPGFAGASWWGVNGVVTYQYRKDLSFSARAEHFRDRDAFVLFPTSNARGDFNAVTVGLRWDATRHISLRPELRYDLFDPLYNDRVYGNGRDRSQLSGLIEALVYF; this is translated from the coding sequence ATGTTCACTACGCTGACGAAATCGTTCGGGGCTGCCGCGGTCCTGGCCCTGGTCACCCAGGCCGGCCACGCCGAAGATCAAGACAAGGGCGAAGGCGCCCTGGCGCGCTGGCTGCTGGGCCCTGGGCTGGAGCGTGATCACGGCATCCGCATCGCCGGGCTGCTGGACCTGGGCTATGCGCGCAACAACCGCTCCAATGCCGACGAGCGCGAGGATGGCTTGAGCAATCTGCCGCTGACGGGGTTTTCCGATGAGGGGCTGGAGCTGGCATCGCTGCACCTGTTCGTCGACAAGCCGTTGGTGGCCAACGTGATTCCCCGAGTCACGCCGCTTCCGGGGCCGGCGCCTGAGGCGGTGTCGTTCGGCTTCAGCCTGGAAACCTTCTACGGGCGCAATGCCGAATTTGCCCGCACCTATGGCTGGGACATGCATTGGGGGGTGAACTCGCCAGGCGATGATGACCCGGAGCGCGCCCGGCGCGACAAACAGCGTTTCGTGGCTACCCCCAATCTGTTTGCCGCGGTCTACCTGCCCTATGGCACGGGCATCAGCCTGATGGCAGGGATTTTCGGCCCGGCGCTGGGCTACGAGATTCCGCCGAACATTCGCGAAGCGCGAAATCCCTTTGCCAGCAAGACCTACGCCTTTGTGTCCGAACCCAGTACCGTGGCCGGCGTGCTGGCCAGCACCCGGCTGTACAACGGCGACCGCAGCCTGCTGGGCGCCGAGATTGGCGTGGTGCAGGGCCGCAACAATTTGCGCGACAACAACCCGGGCAAGTCGGTGCTTGGCGCGCTGCGCTGGCGCACCGCCGACTTGCAGACCTGGGTCGACTACGAGTTCATGCTCGGCGATGAGCAAAACCATGACCTGGACGATGTGCAAGCGCCCAGCGCACGCCTGGTTTCGCCAGACGGCCAGCTGCGCCAGCAGCATTCGCTCAATGCCTGGCACGCCTTCGATGCCCGCTGGTCGATGGGCGCGGAGGCGGTGTATGGCCGCCAGTCCGGCGATGGCAAGGCGCACACCGTGGATATCGTGACGGGGCCGGGGTTTGCGGGGGCGTCGTGGTGGGGTGTCAACGGCGTGGTGACCTATCAGTACCGCAAGGACCTGAGCTTTTCGGCGCGTGCCGAGCACTTTCGCGACCGTGATGCGTTCGTGCTGTTTCCCACCAGCAACGCCCGGGGTGACTTCAATGCCGTGACGGTCGGCCTGCGCTGGGATGCCACGCGGCATATCAGCCTGCGCCCCGAGCTGCGCTACGACCTGTTCGACCCGCTGTACAATGACCGGGTCTACGGCAATGGCCGGGACCGCAGTCAACTGAGTGGGTTGATCGAGGCACTGGTGTACTTCTGA